In the Flavobacterium pallidum genome, one interval contains:
- a CDS encoding tetratricopeptide repeat-containing sensor histidine kinase has translation MKLILVCLFFGMSMTFAQQSAVDSLKKELERAKNDIDRARLLNQVADEYKTIDPKQLSAYARKALQLAVSIRYKAEEANAKVNLGIADIISGNYREALRLFAEAQFIFESELNAGNKKEEVRKGLARAYGSMGVVFSEQSSYAKALQFDLKAVSIYEQLNDIRRCARIYNNIGIIYQAQKQDFKALDYFIKSWKKQQQTKDPNQGITLTNIGNCYARQKDMAKAFQFYSKAKAFLEKHGDARGLGELYNNLGLYYKSQSDAANAIINWDLATAAFRNIDDRFGLADTQLYLGQFYFDQKQFPKAILYANQALGLAKETAVLEQVTASQKLLSDSYAALNDTKKALQHMRLFDAAKDSLNNHESIRKSVEAEMNFEFDKREALQKKEMEKKELLFAEASKRHTMQTFFVVLFVLLLGGIALLIYSRINLKKTLTLQKELAEYEQKALHLQMNPHFVFNCLGSISSFIVQNGTDSAIKYLAKFSKLMRLTLEYSKEPLIPIDKEIESLQNYLELEQLRFNQKFTFNIHKNPAIEDDMAIPPLLLQPFAENAIIHGLIPIKEKGHLAIAFVVEEKHLVCTIIDNGVGIYQSQRMKEGSVSVHKSMAIDITKKRLQMIEDSTSVKARLQIEELKDGNSIKGTKVTLRLPLQYLSK, from the coding sequence ATGAAATTAATCTTAGTATGCCTCTTTTTCGGGATGTCGATGACTTTTGCCCAGCAAAGTGCCGTTGATAGCCTGAAGAAGGAATTGGAGCGTGCTAAAAATGATATCGACAGGGCAAGATTGCTGAACCAGGTGGCAGATGAGTATAAGACCATCGACCCAAAACAACTCTCGGCGTATGCCCGTAAAGCCCTGCAATTGGCTGTCAGCATCCGTTATAAGGCAGAAGAAGCCAATGCGAAAGTCAACCTTGGGATTGCTGATATCATTTCCGGGAATTACCGCGAGGCGCTTCGTTTGTTTGCTGAGGCACAATTCATCTTTGAAAGTGAACTCAACGCCGGCAATAAAAAAGAGGAAGTCCGCAAAGGCCTTGCCCGCGCGTATGGCAGCATGGGCGTCGTTTTTTCTGAGCAAAGCAGTTATGCAAAGGCGCTGCAGTTCGACCTCAAGGCAGTAAGCATTTATGAGCAACTGAACGACATCCGGCGTTGTGCGCGGATCTACAATAACATCGGGATTATTTACCAGGCCCAGAAGCAGGATTTCAAGGCGCTGGACTATTTCATTAAATCCTGGAAAAAACAACAGCAAACGAAAGATCCGAACCAGGGCATTACGTTGACCAATATCGGGAATTGCTACGCCAGGCAGAAAGACATGGCCAAGGCATTCCAGTTTTATTCCAAAGCCAAAGCATTCCTCGAAAAACATGGCGATGCCAGGGGACTGGGCGAATTGTACAACAACCTCGGGCTGTATTATAAATCCCAGTCCGATGCAGCAAATGCCATCATAAACTGGGATTTGGCGACTGCCGCCTTCAGGAACATTGACGACCGTTTTGGGCTCGCCGATACGCAATTGTACCTCGGGCAGTTTTATTTTGACCAAAAGCAGTTCCCTAAAGCGATACTATATGCCAACCAGGCTTTGGGACTGGCAAAAGAAACGGCGGTGCTGGAACAGGTCACCGCGTCGCAGAAATTGTTAAGCGACAGTTATGCCGCGCTGAACGATACGAAAAAGGCCCTGCAGCACATGAGGCTTTTCGATGCGGCGAAAGACAGCCTGAATAATCATGAAAGCATCCGCAAAAGTGTGGAAGCCGAGATGAATTTTGAGTTCGATAAAAGGGAAGCGCTGCAGAAAAAGGAAATGGAAAAAAAAGAATTGCTTTTTGCCGAAGCCTCTAAAAGACATACTATGCAGACATTTTTTGTGGTGTTGTTCGTACTCTTGCTCGGTGGGATCGCTTTGTTGATTTACAGCCGCATCAACCTCAAAAAGACACTGACACTGCAAAAGGAGCTTGCAGAGTATGAGCAAAAGGCGCTCCATTTACAGATGAACCCGCATTTTGTATTCAACTGCCTGGGGTCGATTTCGAGTTTCATCGTACAGAATGGCACGGATTCGGCGATTAAATACCTGGCTAAATTTTCGAAACTGATGCGTCTTACGCTTGAATATTCGAAAGAGCCCCTGATTCCGATTGATAAGGAAATTGAAAGCCTGCAGAATTACCTCGAACTCGAGCAATTGCGTTTCAACCAGAAGTTTACCTTCAACATCCATAAAAATCCTGCTATTGAAGATGACATGGCAATCCCACCGTTGCTGTTGCAGCCTTTTGCAGAAAATGCCATCATCCACGGATTAATCCCGATTAAGGAAAAAGGGCATCTCGCCATCGCATTTGTTGTTGAGGAGAAGCATCTGGTATGTACCATTATCGACAACGGTGTCGGGATTTATCAATCGCAGCGCATGAAGGAAGGATCAGTATCGGTACACAAATCCATGGCGATTGATATTACGAAAAAGCGTTTGCAGATGATTGAAGATTCCACTTCGGTGAAAGCCCGGCTGCAGATTGAGGAACTAAAAGACGGAAATTCCATCAAAGGCACTAAAGTCACACTAAGACTGCCTTTACAATACCTTTCAAAATAA
- a CDS encoding T9SS type A sorting domain-containing protein, with amino-acid sequence MKKIYLLLLLTAGIAQAQIVDIPDPGFKNYLLTANCIDSNNDGTYDTDADLDNDGEVQATEAASAFLLTVTGAGILDLQGIEAFVNIKSLSIANTAVTQISLSGLQHLETLWGITSNPQLASLQISNMPVMTNVHINSNAVLPLISINACPAATSLECLDNPQLTDVDFTGSPALGTLDIENNHFTTLNLSKIANITSLLVKDAFLEILILKNGHTESPANFVSMTATDNPNLRYICADPNEIPAFQAAIDFIQNNSSMPHFAIYPYAGNYCTFTPGGNYNTITGKLTNDLDANGCDDSDPEFPLAKMKLTQGSNQYAAFTNSDSVYKFFTAGGNFTVAPNFENPSFFNVSPATAAVSFPGANNLTSVKDFCISPNGVHPEVEVVVAPINAARPGFDAKYIIAFKNNGNQTLSGTIDLMFEDSVLNFLNAAPAPDAQGADHLFFNYANLLPFENRYIEVTMHLNAPTDTPAVNDGDHLDFSVNITPAADDIPANNTFSYTQTVVNSLDPNEIECLEGDLVAPTEVGKYLHYIINFENIGSASAVNVVVRQIFDAAKFDLSSLQILNSSAPLDARLSNNILELIFKNIELGTGGHGNILLKIRTNPTLPQGTTVTGQAGIFFDYNFPVNTDIVQTLFDVLSSGDTIKDDSLNIYPNPTSGMIYVDAISNISSVEFFDAHGRLLLVKKNSGNKAGIDMSGYAAGVYYARVTTAQGIKTEKVIKK; translated from the coding sequence ATGAAAAAAATCTACTTACTCTTATTGCTGACGGCAGGGATAGCGCAGGCACAGATTGTAGATATCCCAGACCCAGGTTTCAAGAACTACCTCCTTACCGCTAACTGCATCGACAGTAACAACGACGGTACATACGACACCGATGCCGATCTCGACAACGATGGGGAAGTACAGGCAACTGAAGCGGCATCTGCTTTCCTGCTGACGGTTACCGGTGCCGGCATCCTTGACCTTCAGGGTATTGAGGCCTTTGTGAATATCAAGTCATTGTCGATTGCCAATACCGCCGTTACGCAGATAAGCTTAAGCGGTTTGCAGCACCTCGAGACATTGTGGGGTATTACTTCAAATCCGCAGCTTGCGTCGCTACAGATTTCAAACATGCCGGTGATGACCAATGTGCATATCAATTCAAACGCCGTATTGCCGCTTATAAGCATCAATGCCTGTCCTGCAGCCACTTCCCTGGAATGCCTCGACAATCCGCAACTGACTGATGTCGATTTTACGGGAAGCCCGGCGCTTGGTACATTGGACATCGAGAACAATCATTTCACAACGCTTAATCTGTCGAAAATCGCCAACATCACCAGCTTGTTGGTAAAGGATGCGTTTTTGGAAATATTGATCCTGAAAAACGGTCATACGGAATCCCCGGCGAATTTTGTCTCGATGACGGCAACCGATAACCCTAACCTCCGGTACATTTGTGCAGACCCGAATGAAATACCCGCTTTCCAGGCTGCCATCGATTTTATCCAGAATAATAGCAGCATGCCGCATTTTGCCATTTATCCTTATGCCGGAAATTATTGCACGTTCACCCCGGGTGGTAATTACAATACCATTACAGGGAAACTTACCAATGATTTGGATGCCAATGGCTGTGACGACTCGGACCCGGAATTTCCGTTGGCAAAAATGAAACTGACACAGGGAAGCAACCAGTATGCTGCGTTTACCAATTCAGATTCGGTGTATAAATTCTTTACCGCAGGGGGCAATTTCACCGTAGCGCCCAACTTTGAGAACCCGTCATTTTTTAATGTCAGTCCGGCTACAGCAGCGGTCTCTTTCCCGGGAGCAAATAACCTGACCTCAGTGAAGGATTTCTGTATCTCCCCGAACGGAGTCCATCCTGAGGTTGAAGTGGTTGTTGCCCCAATCAATGCGGCAAGGCCAGGTTTTGATGCCAAATACATCATCGCTTTTAAAAATAATGGCAACCAGACGCTTTCAGGCACCATCGATCTGATGTTTGAAGACAGCGTATTGAATTTCCTTAACGCGGCTCCCGCTCCGGATGCTCAGGGGGCAGATCATTTGTTCTTTAATTATGCCAACCTGCTTCCGTTTGAAAACAGGTATATCGAAGTGACCATGCACCTCAATGCCCCCACAGATACACCAGCAGTCAATGATGGTGATCATCTCGATTTTAGTGTAAATATTACGCCAGCTGCTGATGACATCCCTGCGAATAATACTTTTTCGTATACGCAAACCGTGGTGAATTCGCTGGATCCTAATGAGATTGAATGTCTTGAAGGCGATCTTGTAGCCCCAACAGAAGTAGGGAAATACCTGCATTATATCATCAATTTTGAAAATATAGGCTCGGCTTCGGCTGTAAATGTGGTGGTGAGGCAAATCTTCGATGCTGCTAAATTTGATTTGTCGTCATTGCAGATATTAAACTCCTCGGCGCCGCTTGATGCCAGGCTGAGCAACAACATCCTGGAGCTGATCTTCAAAAATATCGAGCTTGGAACAGGTGGCCATGGCAACATACTATTGAAGATAAGGACCAATCCGACACTTCCGCAAGGGACTACTGTAACCGGACAGGCCGGGATATTTTTCGATTACAATTTCCCTGTAAATACGGATATTGTCCAAACGCTTTTCGATGTACTCAGCAGTGGAGATACCATCAAAGACGATTCCCTGAATATTTACCCTAATCCGACATCAGGTATGATTTATGTGGATGCCATCAGTAACATCAGTTCAGTCGAGTTTTTTGATGCACACGGCAGGCTGCTTTTGGTGAAAAAGAATTCCGGCAACAAAGCAGGTATCGATATGTCAGGTTACGCTGCCGGAGTCTACTATGCGCGTGTTACGACGGCACAGGGAATAAAGACGGAAAAGGTTATAAAGAAATAG
- a CDS encoding LytR/AlgR family response regulator transcription factor, giving the protein MITALLIDDDINLRNGMKGLLAMYAPEITIIGEADSVQHGVEAMDRLRPQVVFLDIQLNDGTGFDILEQMALKNGKSSSHIVFITAHEQYAVKAFRFSALDFLLKPVDPEELQKVIDKIIKVLDKNDNYAHIDLLLENIRKKVDNFKRIALSTAEGIHLFEVSDIIRCESEDNYTRFYLRNNKPVLISKTLKEYEELLGEHGFERIHQSHLINLAYLKSYIKKDGGYIVMSDNSNLPISQRKKDRLQEILKSM; this is encoded by the coding sequence ATGATAACAGCTTTACTCATAGACGACGACATCAATTTAAGGAACGGCATGAAAGGCCTGCTGGCGATGTATGCCCCGGAAATTACGATCATAGGCGAGGCCGATAGCGTGCAGCACGGCGTGGAAGCCATGGACAGGCTCAGGCCTCAGGTGGTGTTCCTGGACATACAGCTTAATGACGGCACCGGTTTCGACATCCTGGAACAAATGGCGTTGAAAAACGGCAAATCGTCTTCACACATCGTTTTCATTACTGCGCATGAGCAATACGCTGTGAAGGCATTCCGCTTCAGTGCCTTGGACTTCCTGCTAAAACCGGTCGATCCGGAAGAATTGCAGAAGGTCATTGATAAGATTATAAAGGTGCTGGACAAGAATGACAATTATGCCCATATCGATTTGTTGCTCGAAAACATCCGCAAGAAAGTGGATAATTTTAAAAGGATTGCCCTGTCCACCGCGGAAGGCATACACCTGTTTGAAGTCAGCGACATCATCCGCTGTGAGAGCGAAGACAATTACACACGGTTTTACCTCAGGAACAACAAGCCGGTACTGATTTCAAAGACACTCAAGGAATACGAGGAATTGCTGGGAGAGCATGGATTTGAAAGGATCCACCAGTCGCACCTGATCAACCTGGCTTACCTGAAATCGTATATCAAGAAAGACGGCGGATACATTGTTATGTCAGACAACAGCAACCTGCCGATATCGCAACGAAAAAAAGACAGGCTTCAGGAAATCCTGAAGTCGATGTAA
- the carA gene encoding glutamine-hydrolyzing carbamoyl-phosphate synthase small subunit, with the protein MKYTTRQKAILLLSDGTIFHGKSIGVSGKSFGELCFNTGMTGYQEIFTDPSYFGQIMVTTNAHIGNYGVNDKEVESDTIKIAGLVCRNFSYNYSRDDASGSLEDYFKDQNLIGISDVDTRALTAYIRDNGAQNAVICTDYTSVEDLKKLLTDVPDMKGLELASKVSVTEPYFYGDENATYRIAALDLGIKTNILRNFAKRDCYIKVFPYNATYEEMAAFNPDGYFLSNGPGDPEPLEGVIGVAKEILANDKPLFGICLGHQIIGLANGISTFKMFGGHRGINHPVKNLITGKGEISSQNHGFAVNREEVEAHPDIEIVQVHINDNTVAGMKMKSKNCFSVQYHPEASPGPHDSSYLFDEFIQRMQK; encoded by the coding sequence ATGAAATACACCACACGACAAAAAGCCATCTTACTCCTGAGCGACGGCACCATCTTCCACGGGAAATCCATCGGCGTTTCAGGAAAGAGCTTCGGGGAACTCTGCTTCAACACCGGAATGACCGGCTACCAGGAAATCTTTACCGATCCGTCTTACTTCGGGCAGATCATGGTCACTACAAACGCACACATAGGGAATTATGGTGTTAATGACAAAGAAGTGGAATCCGATACCATTAAAATTGCCGGCCTCGTTTGCCGCAACTTCAGTTACAATTATTCCCGTGATGATGCATCAGGAAGTCTTGAAGATTATTTTAAAGACCAAAATCTAATCGGTATCTCTGATGTCGATACCAGGGCTTTGACCGCATACATCCGCGACAATGGCGCGCAAAATGCCGTCATCTGCACCGATTACACTTCCGTCGAAGATTTGAAAAAACTGCTTACCGACGTCCCTGATATGAAAGGCCTCGAACTGGCCTCGAAAGTGTCCGTTACAGAACCTTATTTCTATGGGGACGAAAACGCCACTTACCGTATCGCCGCTTTGGATTTAGGCATCAAAACCAATATCCTGCGCAATTTTGCCAAAAGGGATTGCTACATTAAAGTATTCCCGTATAACGCCACATACGAAGAGATGGCTGCTTTTAATCCGGACGGGTATTTTCTTTCGAACGGCCCCGGCGATCCGGAGCCATTGGAGGGCGTAATCGGAGTGGCAAAGGAAATCCTTGCCAACGACAAGCCGTTATTCGGTATTTGTCTCGGACACCAGATCATAGGTCTGGCCAATGGCATTTCAACCTTTAAGATGTTTGGTGGTCACCGCGGCATCAACCATCCTGTGAAAAACCTGATTACCGGCAAAGGGGAAATTTCATCCCAAAACCATGGATTTGCCGTAAACCGCGAAGAGGTGGAAGCGCATCCGGATATTGAGATCGTACAGGTTCACATCAACGATAATACGGTAGCCGGAATGAAGATGAAGTCGAAGAACTGCTTTTCGGTGCAGTACCATCCCGAAGCGAGTCCGGGTCCGCATGATTCCTCTTATTTATTTGATGAGTTTATCCAACGGATGCAAAAATAG
- a CDS encoding DNA-directed RNA polymerase subunit alpha, whose translation MAIFNFQKPDKVIMIDSTDFEGKFEFRPLEPGYGLTVGNALRRVLLSALEGYAITSVRIEGVDHEFSTISGVVEDVTEIILNLKQVRFKRQIEDVDNESVTISVSGKSQLTAGDFQKYISGFQVLNPELVICNLDSKVSLNIELTIEKGRGYVPAEENKKQNVAIGTIFTDSIFTPVKNVKYAIENFRVEQKTDYEKLVFEIKTDGSISPKDALTEAAKVLIHHFMLFSDERITLEADEIAQTESYDEESLHMRQLLKTKLVDMDLSVRALNCLKAAEVETLGDLVSFNKNDLMKFRNFGKKSLTELDELVAVKNLTFGMDLAKYKLDKE comes from the coding sequence ATGGCAATATTTAATTTTCAGAAGCCCGATAAAGTGATCATGATCGATTCAACCGATTTTGAAGGGAAATTCGAATTTCGCCCTTTAGAACCAGGTTACGGATTGACCGTGGGGAACGCTCTTAGAAGGGTCCTGCTATCCGCTTTGGAAGGATACGCAATCACCTCTGTACGAATAGAAGGTGTAGACCACGAGTTTTCTACTATTTCCGGAGTTGTTGAAGACGTTACTGAAATCATCCTGAATTTAAAGCAGGTACGTTTCAAACGCCAGATCGAGGATGTCGATAACGAATCGGTTACAATTTCTGTTTCAGGAAAAAGCCAGCTTACTGCAGGTGATTTCCAAAAGTATATCTCAGGATTCCAGGTGTTGAACCCGGAACTGGTCATCTGCAACCTTGACAGCAAAGTAAGCCTGAACATCGAGCTTACCATTGAAAAAGGTCGTGGTTATGTGCCGGCAGAAGAGAACAAAAAACAGAATGTGGCTATCGGAACTATTTTTACTGACTCTATTTTTACTCCGGTAAAAAATGTAAAGTATGCAATCGAGAACTTCCGTGTAGAACAAAAAACAGATTACGAGAAATTGGTTTTCGAAATCAAAACGGACGGATCCATCAGCCCGAAAGATGCGCTTACAGAAGCTGCAAAAGTGCTGATCCACCACTTTATGCTTTTCTCTGATGAAAGAATCACTCTTGAAGCAGATGAAATTGCACAAACAGAATCTTACGATGAAGAATCATTGCATATGCGTCAGTTGCTTAAAACCAAGCTTGTGGATATGGATCTTTCCGTAAGGGCTTTGAACTGCCTTAAAGCAGCCGAAGTGGAAACGCTTGGAGATCTGGTATCTTTCAACAAAAATGACCTGATGAAATTCCGTAACTTCGGAAAGAAATCTTTAACAGAACTTGATGAACTTGTGGCTGTAAAGAATCTTACCTTCGGAATGGACCTGGCAAAATACAAATTAGATAAAGAATAA
- the eno gene encoding phosphopyruvate hydratase, whose translation MSIIIKIHARQIFDSRGNPTIEVDVITENGVLGRAAVPSGASTGEHEAVELRDGGKAYMGKGVLKAVSNVNSIIARELVGTSVFEQNKIDQMMIELDATSNKSNLGANAILGVSLASAKAAANELGLPLYRYVGGVSANTLPVPMMNIINGGSHSDAPIAFQEFMIMPVKAESFSQALQIGTEIFHHLKKVLHDRGLSTAVGDEGGFAPNLAGGTEDALDTIRKAVENAGYKFGDEVMIALDCAASEFYVNGKYDYSKFEGETGKIRSSEEQADYLAELASKYPIISIEDGMYEDDWDGWKYLTDKIGDKVQLVGDDLFVTNVERLSTGIDKGIANSILIKVNQIGTLTETIAAVNMAKNAGYTSVMSHRSGETEDNTIADLAVALNCGQIKTGSASRSDRMAKYNQLLRIEEELAETAYFPGKKAFKVK comes from the coding sequence ATGAGCATTATTATCAAAATCCATGCAAGGCAGATTTTCGATTCCCGCGGGAATCCAACCATTGAAGTTGATGTGATTACCGAAAACGGCGTTTTGGGCCGCGCTGCAGTACCTTCTGGCGCTTCAACCGGCGAACACGAGGCGGTAGAGCTTCGCGACGGGGGAAAAGCCTATATGGGCAAAGGTGTACTGAAAGCGGTAAGCAATGTCAATTCCATTATTGCAAGGGAATTGGTGGGGACTTCTGTTTTTGAGCAAAATAAGATCGATCAGATGATGATCGAACTCGATGCCACATCTAATAAATCCAACCTGGGTGCCAATGCCATCCTCGGTGTTTCTCTGGCTTCTGCGAAAGCCGCTGCGAATGAGCTGGGCCTGCCTTTATACCGATATGTCGGTGGTGTTTCAGCCAACACGCTCCCGGTGCCGATGATGAACATCATCAACGGAGGCTCGCACTCGGATGCACCGATCGCATTCCAGGAATTTATGATTATGCCGGTAAAAGCCGAATCTTTTTCGCAGGCATTGCAGATTGGAACGGAGATTTTCCATCATTTGAAGAAAGTATTGCACGATCGTGGCCTGTCTACGGCAGTAGGCGATGAAGGGGGTTTTGCGCCGAACCTTGCGGGCGGAACTGAAGATGCTTTGGATACCATCCGTAAAGCGGTTGAAAATGCCGGGTATAAATTTGGAGATGAAGTGATGATTGCCCTTGACTGCGCGGCTTCAGAATTTTATGTGAACGGAAAGTACGATTATTCAAAATTTGAAGGGGAGACCGGTAAAATCCGTTCTTCGGAAGAGCAGGCGGATTACCTTGCGGAACTGGCATCAAAATATCCGATCATTTCCATTGAAGACGGGATGTATGAAGACGACTGGGACGGCTGGAAATACTTAACCGACAAAATAGGGGATAAGGTACAATTGGTCGGGGACGATTTATTTGTAACCAATGTGGAAAGGCTTTCCACAGGAATTGATAAAGGCATCGCCAATTCGATTTTGATCAAAGTAAACCAGATTGGTACTTTAACGGAAACCATTGCAGCGGTGAACATGGCGAAAAATGCCGGCTATACTTCGGTAATGTCCCACCGCTCCGGAGAAACTGAAGACAATACGATTGCTGACCTTGCTGTAGCTTTAAACTGCGGACAGATCAAGACCGGATCAGCATCGCGTTCGGACCGTATGGCGAAGTACAACCAGTTGTTGCGTATTGAAGAGGAATTGGCAGAAACGGCGTACTTTCCCGGAAAGAAAGCTTTTAAGGTGAAATAG
- a CDS encoding DUF7619 domain-containing protein has protein sequence MKKLLLSFLFLSAVSQAQVVDIPDANFKADLINKGIDLNSDGDIQVSEAEAVTSLGMVDLNISSLEGIQSFVNLTSLTCYNLNLTALDVSGLTHLGELNCGHNAAMTSLNLSGCTSLANCRASNCALTSLDTSGLIHLYNFDVSNNQLTSLNLAGWVSSDGGYLLARYNQLTSVDASDMGNLIMLDFSHNALTTLDVTGTNVSTDIALSYNHLTSLDLSNSPIQGVDASHNNLASISLNPNTQYNHLRLDNNQLVNLDVSGLYVRDLNANHNNLTSINFQGTRIYTVYLNGNNFQTVDLSGAIRISSFCSIDIDSNPYLETFFAKNGNSDYLSFIGDFNLEYVCIDESDLIGGSSPPNAVFSPYCIFTPGGNYNTITGNVTFDADNNGCDNTDPDQPYVKLNLTSGNNNHSVFTTPDGNFNYFGQTGMFNVGLAMENASLFTITPPLATIVFGTNNNNVTTQDFCITANGIQNDLETIIVPLSPARPGFDATYKIIYKNKGNQPLSGNIDFTYQDNELDFVNASTAPDAQTAGSLSWNFSNLYPFESRSVEVRLNVNSPQETPSVNIGDQLSFSAQANPVSGDITPNDNTFSFRQTVIGSYDPNDITCLEGEHVNPTEIGKYLHYNINFENTGTAAAENIVVRDMIDLTKFDISTLQLLNASHPVTPRITNDKVEFIFEGINLGASEHGNVTFKIKTKNTLVAGNSVSQKADIYFDYNFPVATNVAMTAFDTLGMESLNPDHNISFYPNPVLSVLHVKSSEVIRKIEVFDLQGRLLQSVSANDFVSLAEVPSGVYLVKAHTQNGFVIQKIIKK, from the coding sequence ATGAAGAAACTATTACTCTCTTTCCTTTTCCTTTCAGCCGTTTCCCAGGCGCAGGTTGTGGATATCCCGGATGCTAACTTTAAAGCAGATTTGATTAACAAAGGGATTGATTTGAATTCAGATGGCGACATACAGGTTTCTGAAGCAGAAGCGGTAACCAGCCTTGGCATGGTAGATTTAAATATTTCCAGTTTGGAAGGAATACAATCATTTGTAAACCTGACCAGTCTTACCTGTTATAATTTGAATCTCACAGCATTGGATGTTTCCGGTCTCACGCATCTTGGGGAATTGAACTGTGGTCATAATGCAGCCATGACATCGTTAAACTTATCGGGGTGTACATCACTTGCAAATTGCCGCGCTTCAAACTGTGCACTTACGAGCCTGGATACCTCAGGACTTATTCATTTGTATAACTTTGACGTTAGCAATAACCAGCTGACTTCGTTAAATCTTGCAGGTTGGGTGAGTAGTGATGGGGGGTACCTGCTTGCGCGATATAATCAATTAACATCCGTTGATGCCTCAGATATGGGGAATCTGATAATGCTTGACTTCAGTCATAATGCATTGACAACCTTAGATGTAACCGGGACAAATGTTTCCACCGATATTGCCTTAAGTTACAACCACCTGACATCGCTGGACTTATCGAACAGCCCCATCCAAGGTGTTGACGCAAGTCATAATAATCTTGCCTCCATTTCGCTAAATCCGAATACGCAGTATAATCACCTCCGGCTAGACAACAACCAGCTTGTAAATCTGGACGTGTCTGGTCTATATGTGCGGGATTTAAATGCTAACCATAATAACCTGACTTCTATTAATTTTCAGGGAACCAGAATATATACCGTATATCTTAATGGCAATAATTTCCAGACGGTAGATTTAAGCGGCGCAATTCGTATTAGCTCATTTTGTTCGATAGACATCGATTCAAACCCATATCTTGAAACCTTTTTTGCGAAAAATGGAAATTCAGATTACCTGTCATTTATTGGAGATTTTAATCTCGAGTATGTCTGCATTGATGAGTCTGATTTAATTGGTGGTTCGTCGCCTCCCAATGCTGTATTTAGCCCATATTGCATTTTCACTCCCGGCGGTAATTACAACACCATTACCGGTAATGTCACTTTTGATGCAGATAATAATGGTTGTGATAACACAGATCCTGACCAGCCATATGTCAAACTCAATCTGACGAGTGGAAATAACAATCATTCGGTTTTCACTACACCTGATGGTAATTTCAATTATTTCGGGCAAACCGGTATGTTTAACGTCGGCCTGGCGATGGAAAATGCCTCGCTGTTTACTATTACACCGCCATTGGCTACCATTGTATTCGGCACCAATAATAATAACGTGACGACTCAGGATTTCTGCATCACGGCAAACGGCATCCAAAATGACCTCGAAACAATAATTGTTCCATTATCACCCGCCCGTCCCGGTTTTGATGCAACCTATAAAATCATTTACAAAAACAAAGGAAACCAGCCCTTATCAGGAAATATAGATTTTACCTACCAGGATAACGAACTTGATTTTGTGAATGCCTCCACAGCCCCCGATGCACAAACTGCCGGAAGTCTGTCGTGGAATTTCAGCAATCTGTATCCATTTGAATCGAGAAGTGTCGAAGTCAGGCTGAATGTAAATTCGCCACAGGAAACGCCATCGGTAAACATAGGTGACCAACTCAGTTTTTCTGCTCAGGCCAATCCTGTTTCGGGTGATATAACGCCAAATGACAACACGTTTTCGTTCAGGCAAACCGTCATCGGCTCGTATGACCCGAACGACATCACCTGCCTTGAAGGCGAACATGTTAACCCAACAGAAATCGGGAAGTACCTGCATTACAACATCAACTTTGAAAATACCGGTACCGCTGCCGCAGAAAATATCGTGGTAAGGGATATGATCGATTTGACGAAATTTGATATTTCGACATTGCAGTTGCTGAATGCCTCCCATCCGGTGACACCGCGGATCACAAATGACAAAGTCGAATTCATTTTTGAAGGCATCAACCTCGGTGCTTCGGAACACGGGAATGTCACTTTTAAAATCAAGACCAAAAACACGCTGGTTGCCGGAAATTCGGTGTCACAAAAAGCGGATATTTATTTTGACTACAATTTCCCTGTAGCGACAAATGTGGCGATGACGGCTTTTGATACTTTGGGTATGGAAAGCCTTAATCCGGATCATAATATTTCTTTTTACCCGAATCCGGTCCTTTCAGTCCTCCATGTAAAATCGAGTGAAGTCATACGTAAAATAGAAGTTTTCGATTTACAGGGAAGACTTTTGCAAAGCGTTTCGGCAAATGATTTCGTGAGCCTTGCCGAAGTTCCTTCCGGAGTATATTTGGTAAAAGCGCATACCCAAAACGGTTTTGTGATACAAAAAATCATTAAAAAGTAA